From the genome of Epinephelus lanceolatus isolate andai-2023 chromosome 23, ASM4190304v1, whole genome shotgun sequence, one region includes:
- the llph gene encoding protein LLP homolog, producing the protein MAKSLRSKWKRKMRAEKRKKNAPKELARLKQALSLDKKGEAVMTDMQEIATVVPADKIKKQTDVDMGEVEGDEGKMDMDSKRNKKTLLDENGQYPVWMNQRQAKKLKSKRTGKKGGQGKKKKGIAW; encoded by the exons ATGGCAAAAAGCCTTCGGAGCAAATGGAAGAGGAAGATGCGtgcagagaagaggaagaagaacgCCCCCAAGGAGCTGGCCCGTCTGAAACAAGCTCTGAGTTTGGATAAGAAAGGAGAAGCCGTCATGACGGACATGCAGGAGATCGCCACTGTGGTGCCAGCTGACAAGATCAAGAAGCAGACGGATGTGGATATGGGCGAGGTAGAGGGGGATG AGGGGAAGATGGATATGGACAGCAAGCGCAACAAGAAAACCCTGCTGGATGAAAACGGTCAGTACCCTGTGTGGATGAATCAGCGACAGGCCAAGAAACTGAAAAGCAAACGGACGGGTAAGAAAGGCGGCCAGggcaagaagaagaaggggaTCGCCTGGTGA
- the usp18 gene encoding ubl carboxyl-terminal hydrolase 18 isoform X3, whose translation MYARFCSSFSFLSIAEHCHRMRGLPNYHLSCCVNTLLQTFAATWEIGDILDRWKAAGGRGDGRNVPLQLKRVLAAMNSDRPQPVPHRDFLHSLDRNCVRLNTQHDADEVFLAILNLIQQQMDDKSLALQIQSLFKISEETHLQCLECNSVQTLASYRLSLSLCVKEDHDSLEGCMTSFFEHQVLTGINCCYCAQCERKTPSKRGVKLLSLPPIVCVHLKRFRNCRGNTQKLDCRVTFPETFDFSETLREAFSPDFAQNDCKYTLHAVVVHSGYAICGHYTAYVRHRRNQSWYYADDSHTRQASWEEVQKTYGGQYSGTAYMLMYRRGAQEEGRQPELSG comes from the exons ATGTATGCGAGGTTCTGCAGCAGTTTCTCATTCCTCAGTATAGCAGAGCACTGTCACA GAATGAGAGGCCTGCCCAACTACCACCTGTCCTGCTGTGTCAACACTCTGCTGCAGACCTTCGCTGCTACCTGGGAGATAGGAGACATACTTGACAG GTGGAAAGCAGCTGGTGGGAGAGGGGATGGTCGGAACGTCCCCCTGCAGCTCAAGAGAGTTCTCGCAGCCATGAACAGCGACCGCCCTCAGCCTGTTCCCCATCGTGACTTCCTCCACTCTCTGGACAGGAACTGTGTTCGAC TTAATACGCAGCATGACGCTGATGAGGTGTTCCTCGCCATCCTGAACTTGATACAGCAGCAGATGGATGATAAATCTCTG GCTCTTCAAATCCAGAGTCTGTTCAAGATTTCTGAGGAGACACACCTGCAGTGTTTGGAGTGTAACTCTGTCCAGACTCTGGCCAGCTACAGGCTCagcttgtctctgtgtgtaaaggAAGACCATGACTCTCTG GAAGGCTGCATGACCTCCTTCTTTGAGCATCAGGTGCTAACGGGCATAAACTGCTGCTATTGTGCACAATGTGAAAGGAAGACTCCATCCAAACGG GGTGTCAaactgctctccctgcctccaATCGTGTGCGTGCACCTGAAAAGGTTTCGGAATTGCCGTGGTAACACCCAAAAGCTTGACTGCAGGGTTACCTTCCCAGAAACCTTTGACTTCTCTGAGACTCTTAGAGAAGCCTTTTCCCCAGACTTTGCCCAG AATGACTGCAAGTACACTTTGCACGCAGTGGTGGTGCACTCTGGATATGCAATATGTGGGCACTATACTGCCTACGTTCGTCACAGACGGAACCAGAGCTGGTACTATGCAGATGACAGCCACACAAGACAG GCCTCCTGGGAAGAAGTGCAGAAAACATATGGAGGACAGTACAG TGGCACAGCATACATGTTGATGTACAGAAGAGGTGCGCAAGAGGAAGGACGACAGCCTGAACTCTCCGGCTGA
- the pex26 gene encoding peroxisome assembly protein 26 isoform X2, with protein sequence MSSMLDTAAEQMMVHKDFQAAFDTCERGLESLANMEQEDNRCGEFKAGFCIVGIQALAELNQWQGVLPWVLQQYEHQEKIPAKIMQMCILLYSKVGEPAAMQEAARVWLHCPSNSRVTGFGTVAELYLLHVLVPLGHRDEALELIVGEVGSSAFTEDQRQTALDLVEEKERQNQDLPLNPIISPDSGITAHPVSTQGSLIHKLTAMVRFLYRKVMVTGSGSFPLRRVFLAAVLLYMLFIRMDPALPSSFMWISKLLELLRQMWRAMFAPYYQSLTQSKGL encoded by the exons ATGTCCAGCATGTTGGACACCGCTGCAGAGCAAATGATGGTCCACAAAGACTTCCAGGCAGCTTTTGATACGTGCGAAAGAGGCCTGGAGAGCCTCGCCAACATGGAGCAGGAGGACAACAG ATGTGGAGAGTTTAAAGCTGGCTTCTGCATCGTAGGGATTCAAGCTCTGGCTGAGCTTAATCAGTGGCAAGGTGTCCTACCATGGGTCCTTCAGCAGTACGAGCACCAGGAGAAGATACCAGCTAAAATAATGCAGATGTG CATACTTCTTTACTCCAAGGTGGGAGAACCTGCCGCAATGCAGGAGGCAGCCAGAGTTTGGTTACACTGCCCGTCCAACAGCAGAGTAACGGGCTTTGGTACGGTGGCGGAGCTTTACCTGCTGCACGTCCTCGTGCCTCTTGGACACAGAGATGAAGCTCTGGAGCTGATTGTTGGTGAGGTTGGAAGCAGTGCGTTCACAGAAGACCAGAGGCAGACGGCACTGGATCTTGTGGAGGAAAAAGAGCGACAGAATCAGGATCTGCCTCTAAATCCTATCATCAGTCCAGACTCTGGCATCACTGCACATCCTGTCTCAACTCAAG GATCATTGATTCATAAACTTACAGCCATGGTCAGGTTTTTGTACAGAAAAGTGATGGTGACCGGCTCCGGCTCATTTCCCCTGCGGAGAGTCTTCCTGGCTGCCGTCCTTCTCTACATGCTTTTTATTCGAATGGATCCAG CTCTTCCGTCTTCATTCATGTGGATTTCCAAACTTCTTGAACTGCTCAGACAGATGTGGAGAGCCATGTTTGCACCGTACTATCAGAGTCTCACTCAGAGCAAAGGACTGTAA
- the pex26 gene encoding peroxisome assembly protein 26 isoform X1 gives MSRWSTSLAPARSFVSVCSPQLSSSLAHMSSMLDTAAEQMMVHKDFQAAFDTCERGLESLANMEQEDNRCGEFKAGFCIVGIQALAELNQWQGVLPWVLQQYEHQEKIPAKIMQMCILLYSKVGEPAAMQEAARVWLHCPSNSRVTGFGTVAELYLLHVLVPLGHRDEALELIVGEVGSSAFTEDQRQTALDLVEEKERQNQDLPLNPIISPDSGITAHPVSTQGSLIHKLTAMVRFLYRKVMVTGSGSFPLRRVFLAAVLLYMLFIRMDPALPSSFMWISKLLELLRQMWRAMFAPYYQSLTQSKGL, from the exons ATGAGCCGCTGGTCCACCAGCCTGGCTCCTGCTCGCAGCTTCGTCTCAGTCTGCAGCCCGCAGCTCTCCTCTTCTTTAGCACACATGTCCAGCATGTTGGACACCGCTGCAGAGCAAATGATGGTCCACAAAGACTTCCAGGCAGCTTTTGATACGTGCGAAAGAGGCCTGGAGAGCCTCGCCAACATGGAGCAGGAGGACAACAG ATGTGGAGAGTTTAAAGCTGGCTTCTGCATCGTAGGGATTCAAGCTCTGGCTGAGCTTAATCAGTGGCAAGGTGTCCTACCATGGGTCCTTCAGCAGTACGAGCACCAGGAGAAGATACCAGCTAAAATAATGCAGATGTG CATACTTCTTTACTCCAAGGTGGGAGAACCTGCCGCAATGCAGGAGGCAGCCAGAGTTTGGTTACACTGCCCGTCCAACAGCAGAGTAACGGGCTTTGGTACGGTGGCGGAGCTTTACCTGCTGCACGTCCTCGTGCCTCTTGGACACAGAGATGAAGCTCTGGAGCTGATTGTTGGTGAGGTTGGAAGCAGTGCGTTCACAGAAGACCAGAGGCAGACGGCACTGGATCTTGTGGAGGAAAAAGAGCGACAGAATCAGGATCTGCCTCTAAATCCTATCATCAGTCCAGACTCTGGCATCACTGCACATCCTGTCTCAACTCAAG GATCATTGATTCATAAACTTACAGCCATGGTCAGGTTTTTGTACAGAAAAGTGATGGTGACCGGCTCCGGCTCATTTCCCCTGCGGAGAGTCTTCCTGGCTGCCGTCCTTCTCTACATGCTTTTTATTCGAATGGATCCAG CTCTTCCGTCTTCATTCATGTGGATTTCCAAACTTCTTGAACTGCTCAGACAGATGTGGAGAGCCATGTTTGCACCGTACTATCAGAGTCTCACTCAGAGCAAAGGACTGTAA
- the usp18 gene encoding ubl carboxyl-terminal hydrolase 18 isoform X2, translated as MRGLPNYHLSCCVNTLLQTFAATWEIGDILDRWKAAGGRGDGRNVPLQLKRVLAAMNSDRPQPVPHRDFLHSLDRNCVRLNTQHDADEVFLAILNLIQQQMDDKSLALQIQSLFKISEETHLQCLECNSVQTLASYRLSLSLCVKEDHDSLEGCMTSFFEHQVLTGINCCYCAQCERKTPSKRGVKLLSLPPIVCVHLKRFRNCRGNTQKLDCRVTFPETFDFSETLREAFSPDFAQVLKEYNHELSDCCIFCHPQVYFFFQNDCKYTLHAVVVHSGYAICGHYTAYVRHRRNQSWYYADDSHTRQASWEEVQKTYGGQYSGTAYMLMYRRGAQEEGRQPELSG; from the exons ATGAGAGGCCTGCCCAACTACCACCTGTCCTGCTGTGTCAACACTCTGCTGCAGACCTTCGCTGCTACCTGGGAGATAGGAGACATACTTGACAG GTGGAAAGCAGCTGGTGGGAGAGGGGATGGTCGGAACGTCCCCCTGCAGCTCAAGAGAGTTCTCGCAGCCATGAACAGCGACCGCCCTCAGCCTGTTCCCCATCGTGACTTCCTCCACTCTCTGGACAGGAACTGTGTTCGAC TTAATACGCAGCATGACGCTGATGAGGTGTTCCTCGCCATCCTGAACTTGATACAGCAGCAGATGGATGATAAATCTCTG GCTCTTCAAATCCAGAGTCTGTTCAAGATTTCTGAGGAGACACACCTGCAGTGTTTGGAGTGTAACTCTGTCCAGACTCTGGCCAGCTACAGGCTCagcttgtctctgtgtgtaaaggAAGACCATGACTCTCTG GAAGGCTGCATGACCTCCTTCTTTGAGCATCAGGTGCTAACGGGCATAAACTGCTGCTATTGTGCACAATGTGAAAGGAAGACTCCATCCAAACGG GGTGTCAaactgctctccctgcctccaATCGTGTGCGTGCACCTGAAAAGGTTTCGGAATTGCCGTGGTAACACCCAAAAGCTTGACTGCAGGGTTACCTTCCCAGAAACCTTTGACTTCTCTGAGACTCTTAGAGAAGCCTTTTCCCCAGACTTTGCCCAGGTACTTAAAGAATATAATCATGAATTATCTGACTGTTGTATCTTTTGTCATCCACAAGTTTATTTCTTCTTTCAGAATGACTGCAAGTACACTTTGCACGCAGTGGTGGTGCACTCTGGATATGCAATATGTGGGCACTATACTGCCTACGTTCGTCACAGACGGAACCAGAGCTGGTACTATGCAGATGACAGCCACACAAGACAG GCCTCCTGGGAAGAAGTGCAGAAAACATATGGAGGACAGTACAG TGGCACAGCATACATGTTGATGTACAGAAGAGGTGCGCAAGAGGAAGGACGACAGCCTGAACTCTCCGGCTGA
- the usp18 gene encoding ubl carboxyl-terminal hydrolase 18 isoform X1, which produces MYARFCSSFSFLSIAEHCHRMRGLPNYHLSCCVNTLLQTFAATWEIGDILDRWKAAGGRGDGRNVPLQLKRVLAAMNSDRPQPVPHRDFLHSLDRNCVRLNTQHDADEVFLAILNLIQQQMDDKSLALQIQSLFKISEETHLQCLECNSVQTLASYRLSLSLCVKEDHDSLEGCMTSFFEHQVLTGINCCYCAQCERKTPSKRGVKLLSLPPIVCVHLKRFRNCRGNTQKLDCRVTFPETFDFSETLREAFSPDFAQVLKEYNHELSDCCIFCHPQVYFFFQNDCKYTLHAVVVHSGYAICGHYTAYVRHRRNQSWYYADDSHTRQASWEEVQKTYGGQYSGTAYMLMYRRGAQEEGRQPELSG; this is translated from the exons ATGTATGCGAGGTTCTGCAGCAGTTTCTCATTCCTCAGTATAGCAGAGCACTGTCACA GAATGAGAGGCCTGCCCAACTACCACCTGTCCTGCTGTGTCAACACTCTGCTGCAGACCTTCGCTGCTACCTGGGAGATAGGAGACATACTTGACAG GTGGAAAGCAGCTGGTGGGAGAGGGGATGGTCGGAACGTCCCCCTGCAGCTCAAGAGAGTTCTCGCAGCCATGAACAGCGACCGCCCTCAGCCTGTTCCCCATCGTGACTTCCTCCACTCTCTGGACAGGAACTGTGTTCGAC TTAATACGCAGCATGACGCTGATGAGGTGTTCCTCGCCATCCTGAACTTGATACAGCAGCAGATGGATGATAAATCTCTG GCTCTTCAAATCCAGAGTCTGTTCAAGATTTCTGAGGAGACACACCTGCAGTGTTTGGAGTGTAACTCTGTCCAGACTCTGGCCAGCTACAGGCTCagcttgtctctgtgtgtaaaggAAGACCATGACTCTCTG GAAGGCTGCATGACCTCCTTCTTTGAGCATCAGGTGCTAACGGGCATAAACTGCTGCTATTGTGCACAATGTGAAAGGAAGACTCCATCCAAACGG GGTGTCAaactgctctccctgcctccaATCGTGTGCGTGCACCTGAAAAGGTTTCGGAATTGCCGTGGTAACACCCAAAAGCTTGACTGCAGGGTTACCTTCCCAGAAACCTTTGACTTCTCTGAGACTCTTAGAGAAGCCTTTTCCCCAGACTTTGCCCAGGTACTTAAAGAATATAATCATGAATTATCTGACTGTTGTATCTTTTGTCATCCACAAGTTTATTTCTTCTTTCAGAATGACTGCAAGTACACTTTGCACGCAGTGGTGGTGCACTCTGGATATGCAATATGTGGGCACTATACTGCCTACGTTCGTCACAGACGGAACCAGAGCTGGTACTATGCAGATGACAGCCACACAAGACAG GCCTCCTGGGAAGAAGTGCAGAAAACATATGGAGGACAGTACAG TGGCACAGCATACATGTTGATGTACAGAAGAGGTGCGCAAGAGGAAGGACGACAGCCTGAACTCTCCGGCTGA